One genomic window of Montipora capricornis isolate CH-2021 unplaced genomic scaffold, ASM3666992v2 scaffold_417, whole genome shotgun sequence includes the following:
- the LOC138035500 gene encoding ATP-dependent helicase wrn-1-like → MAASIERSIVAALDHLNVSREKQKIILKKEQEMAVKELLDGKDVMSIIDDQIAEMASLNYRALELSVDNMASILSDQPQFVYCTAEKVLEKSFLDELKISNTAIHKAVSAIVVDESHTVESWTGKRNKTTGKCAKANRVFRGAYGKLSILRSMCKEGTPVLALTGTADKDTEKTVIGELLMKNPVKLFVSPNRVNLRLSVHKVPRSSMLKHLDWLVDMIKQHGKDTPKTIIFCDTLYSIASVRNYMMMTLGEAAFYPRTSRKHEHCLLGIFHSLSLKEYKERLIVSFKGQGPKRVAIATTALSMGVNFPDVRYIVHFGPARTLLDFHQQAGRAGRDGKPSDVIVFFYGQQLSHCEDDVRSFLKSTGCFRVASYSIFDPNIAPLLPLHDCCNFCARSCTCDGSDRCRGLAKAFENESSVERENPTQCRHVSDEEKAVVNDALSEMQSAISHGYRRSAFGSTSSHGFSKELISDVVAHCHNLFSVEDILTNVPVFSRKHAIAILGILNEVFDDINESNLTDVGTLRNDDNEYIFSGFDDLLSCSYEEFVEDFPFDPDALPE, encoded by the exons ATGGCGGCTTCCATCGAACGCAGTATTGTTGCAGCGTTAGATCATCTTAACGTGAGCAGAGAGAAGCAAAAAATTATTCTTAAGAAGGAGCAAGAGATGGCTGTGAAAGAGCTGCTTGATGGAAAAGATGTCATG AGTATCATCGATGATCAAATTGCCGAAATGGCGTCTTTGAACTACAGAGCGCTTGAATTGTCAGTCGACAATATGGCTTCCATTTTGAGCGATCAGCCACAATTCGTGTACTGCACAGCAGAAAAGGTCCTAGAGAAATCATTTCTCGATGAACTAAAGATCAGTAACACAGCTATCCATAAAGCTGTATCAGCTATTGTGGTTGACGAATCACATACAGTGGAGTCGTGGACGGGGAAAAG GAACAAGACTACAGGAAAATGTGCTAAAGCTAATCGTGTATTTCGTGGCGCATATGGCAAACTGTCAATACTTCGATCAATGTGCAAAGAGG GAACTCCAGTGTTGGCCCTAACCGGTACTGCAGACAAGGATACCGAAAAGACAGTTATTGGTGAACTACTCATGAAGAACCCAGTCAAACTTTTTGTGAGTCCAAACAGAGTAAATTTAAGGCTTTCAGTCCACAAGGTCCCTAGGTCAAGTATGCTGAAGCATCTTGATTGGCTTGTAGATATGATCAAGCAGCATGGAAAAGACACCCCCAAAACCATAATCTTCTGTGATACACTATACTCTATTGCTAGTGTCAGAAATTACATGATGATGACACTAGGAGAGGCTGCCTTTTATCCAAGAACGTCAAGGAAGCATGAACATTGTTTGTTGGGGATATTTCATTCTCTTTCACTCAAagaatacaaggaaaggttgaTTGTTTCTTTTAAAGGTCAAGGACCAAAACGAGTAGCTATAGCTACCACAGCACTCAGTATGGGAGTTAATTTCCCTGATGTCCGTTACATTGTTCACTTTGGCCCTGCAAGAACCCTTCTTGACTTCCATCAGCAAGCAGGACGAGCTGGCAGGGATGGGAAGCCATCTGATGTTATTGTGTTCTTTTATGGGCAGCAACTATCTCACTGTGAGGATGACGTGCGTTCTTTCTTGAAATCAACTGGATGTTTTCGTGTTGCTAGCTATTCAATTTTTGACCCTAATATTGCTCCGTTGCTTCCACTTCATGACTGCTGCAATTTTTGTGCTAGGTCTTGCACTTGTGATGGTTCAGATAGATGCAGAGGACTAGCCAAAGCATTTGAGAACGAATCTTCAGTTGAACGAGAAAACCCAACCCAATGCAGACATGTTTCAGATGAAGAGAAAGCTGTTGTGAATGATGCACTCTCAGAGATGCAGTCAGCTATTTCTCATGGCTACAGAAGAAGTGCATTTGGATCAACATCAAGTCATGGTTTTTCAAAGGAACTTATTTCTGATGTGGTGGCACATTGCCATAATTTGTTTTCAGTTGAGGACATCTTAACAAATGTtccagttttttcaagaaaacatGCTATTGCAATCCTTGGGATTCTGAATGAGGTTTTTGATGACATTAATGAAAGCAATTTGACAGATGTAGGCACATTGAGAAATGATGACAATGAATACATTTTTAGTGGATTTGATGATCTACTAAGCTGCAGTTATGAAGAGTTTGTTGAAGATTTTCCATTTGATCCTGATGCTTTACCAGAATGA